One region of Carassius carassius chromosome 41, fCarCar2.1, whole genome shotgun sequence genomic DNA includes:
- the LOC132122766 gene encoding sodium channel subunit beta-3-like isoform X2 yields MTSHMRLVLHLLLLFIFAVQEVRLVCVEVASDTEAIIGRVMKLTCSYCMKREEISAETKVDWFFTGEDKRKVLIYQYDREPQEPKDVEMYWKGRLTWNGSKDLQDVSISILNVTLKDSGTYECEVSRFFEFDSFKHSTTKKTTINLKVKMKASEDTTALYSEIMMYVLLVFLTFWLLMEMIYCYRKISKSEEQTQDTAY; encoded by the exons AGGAGGTCAGGCTGGTGTGTGTGGAAGTAGCATCAGACACAGAGGCCATCATAGGCCGTGTTATGAAGTTAACCTGCAGCTACTGCATGAAACGAGAGGAGATCTCTGCCGAGACCAAAGTGGACTGGTTCTTCACTGGAGAAGATAAAAGAAAAGTGCTT ATCTATCAGTATGATCGTGAGCCACAGGAGCCAAAGGATGTAGAAATGTACTGGAAGGGCCGTCTGACATGGAACGGCAGCAAGGACCTGCAGGACGTCTCAATTAGCATCCTAAACGTTACCCTTAAAGACTCTGGCACATACGAATGTGAGGTGTCACGCTTCTTTGAGTTCGATTCATTCAAGCATTCCACCACCAAGAAAACCACAATCAATCTTAAGGTAAAAATGAAAG CGAGTGAAGACACCACGGCGTTGTACTCAGAGATCATGATGTATGTGCTGCTGGTGTTCCTCACATTCTGGTTGCTGATGGAGATGATCTACTGCTACAGGAAGATCTCCAAATCTGAGGAGCAGACGCAGGACACTGC GTACTGA
- the LOC132122766 gene encoding sodium channel subunit beta-3-like isoform X1 — protein MTSHMRLVLHLLLLFIFAVQEVRLVCVEVASDTEAIIGRVMKLTCSYCMKREEISAETKVDWFFTGEDKRKVLIYQYDREPQEPKDVEMYWKGRLTWNGSKDLQDVSISILNVTLKDSGTYECEVSRFFEFDSFKHSTTKKTTINLKVKMKASEDTTALYSEIMMYVLLVFLTFWLLMEMIYCYRKISKSEEQTQDTATDYLAIPSENKENPGPAVME, from the exons AGGAGGTCAGGCTGGTGTGTGTGGAAGTAGCATCAGACACAGAGGCCATCATAGGCCGTGTTATGAAGTTAACCTGCAGCTACTGCATGAAACGAGAGGAGATCTCTGCCGAGACCAAAGTGGACTGGTTCTTCACTGGAGAAGATAAAAGAAAAGTGCTT ATCTATCAGTATGATCGTGAGCCACAGGAGCCAAAGGATGTAGAAATGTACTGGAAGGGCCGTCTGACATGGAACGGCAGCAAGGACCTGCAGGACGTCTCAATTAGCATCCTAAACGTTACCCTTAAAGACTCTGGCACATACGAATGTGAGGTGTCACGCTTCTTTGAGTTCGATTCATTCAAGCATTCCACCACCAAGAAAACCACAATCAATCTTAAGGTAAAAATGAAAG CGAGTGAAGACACCACGGCGTTGTACTCAGAGATCATGATGTATGTGCTGCTGGTGTTCCTCACATTCTGGTTGCTGATGGAGATGATCTACTGCTACAGGAAGATCTCCAAATCTGAGGAGCAGACGCAGGACACTGC GACAGACTACTTAGCCATTCCctctgaaaataaagaaaacccagGCCCTGCTGTAATGGAATAA